From the genome of Alcanivorax sp.:
CCAAAGCCGGCGCACTTGAGCACGGGTAGCCCCTGGTCATGGTACATGGCCAGCACCGCATCGTGCTTTTCCAGTAAATGGGGCTGAAAGGCGGTGTCGGCGGGGAGGGGGCCGGTGAGCTCAAAACCCTGGTCCCGTAACTGTTGCAGGGTGGGTATGATCACCTCCAGCTCTTCCCGGCCAAGATGGCCGCCTTCCCCGGCATGGGGATTGAGCCCCAGCACCATGATACGGGGCACCGAAATACGGTACTTGTCCACCAGGTCGTCACGCAGAATGGTCAGGGTGCGAATCAGGCTGTCCGGAGTAATGGCCGCCGGCACCTGGCTCAGCGGCAGGTGGGTGGTGGCCAGGGCGACGCGCAGATCCTTCGCGGTGAGCATCATCACTACCCGGTCCACGCCGGCCTGTTCGGCCAGAAACTCGGTATGCCCGGTAAAGGCCGGATAGCCGCCGTCGCAGAGGATGTTCTTGGCTACCGGTGCGGTGACCATGGCGGAAAAGGTGCCGTCCATGCAGCCTCGCGCGGCCCGGGTGAGCATCTCGATGGTGCCGGATGCGGTGGCCGGGTCCGGCTGTCCGGCGGTCACCGCTGCGCCGGCAGGGGTATGCCAGAC
Proteins encoded in this window:
- the pdxA gene encoding 4-hydroxythreonine-4-phosphate dehydrogenase PdxA, whose translation is MPATPPSPIAITCGDPAGIGPDLALALPALFPGKPLVIIGDRQVLEQRAKLLGMTPHLWDWQPGEPAIRDPLTSDFVSVWHTPAGAAVTAGQPDPATASGTIEMLTRAARGCMDGTFSAMVTAPVAKNILCDGGYPAFTGHTEFLAEQAGVDRVVMMLTAKDLRVALATTHLPLSQVPAAITPDSLIRTLTILRDDLVDKYRISVPRIMVLGLNPHAGEGGHLGREELEVIIPTLQQLRDQGFELTGPLPADTAFQPHLLEKHDAVLAMYHDQGLPVLKCAGFGEAINITLGLPFIRTSVDHGTAFELAGTGMAKAGSLVAATRLALNLAALEDA